A genomic stretch from Erysipelothrix sp. HDW6C includes:
- a CDS encoding GrdB-related putative oxidoreductase, translating to MRILLFFDQTQAGAGGKERPNVELAVEKGGIGSYHMFEKFIKEAGGTVLATMYCGNGYFFDNEEEVKRKIVALTTKLKADVVICGPCFNYADYAHMSAIIAQAIEAGSDSKAIVVCSEENAHVIESFKDSVTIVKMPKKGGIGLNDSLINMIKVAKAKVEGQAKETYQEYTY from the coding sequence AGGCAGGTGCAGGGGGTAAAGAAAGACCCAATGTGGAACTTGCTGTAGAAAAGGGTGGAATCGGTTCGTACCATATGTTTGAGAAATTTATCAAAGAAGCAGGTGGTACAGTGCTTGCAACGATGTACTGTGGTAATGGATACTTCTTTGACAATGAGGAAGAAGTAAAGCGGAAGATTGTCGCACTCACAACAAAGCTGAAGGCAGATGTTGTAATTTGCGGTCCATGTTTCAACTATGCTGATTACGCTCACATGTCCGCAATCATTGCGCAAGCAATTGAAGCGGGTTCGGATAGTAAAGCGATTGTAGTGTGTTCTGAAGAGAATGCACACGTGATTGAATCGTTTAAAGATAGCGTTACGATCGTGAAGATGCCTAAAAAAGGCGGAATCGGACTCAATGATTCCTTAATAAATATGATTAAAGTTGCAAAAGCAAAAGTTGAAGGGCAAGCAAAAGAAACGTATCAAGAATATACTTATTAA
- a CDS encoding N(4)-(beta-N-acetylglucosaminyl)-L-asparaginase produces MWGIIATWRMAKEGLDVAVAGLQENGSAGDAVETAIKYVEDFPFYKSVGYGGLPNEEMEVELDAAYMDGTTFDVGAIAAIKDFANPISIARSLSLFKVNNMLVGVGAEKYAHRMGFERKNMLTDRAKIHYRNRVKETQEMEISPYSGHDTVGMVSLDCQGNIVAGTSTSGLFMKKAGRVGDSPIIGSGLYADSHVGAATATGLGEDLMKGVVSYEVVRLMKQGMHPQQACERVTFDLDRELIARRGKAGDISIVAINKDGEWGAAANIDTFSFSVATESQPVTVYTTKRVGDSMVHEKASQAWLDDYLTDRMKPLEEK; encoded by the coding sequence ATGTGGGGTATTATTGCAACATGGCGTATGGCCAAAGAAGGATTGGATGTGGCTGTTGCTGGCCTCCAAGAAAATGGAAGCGCAGGAGATGCGGTTGAGACGGCAATTAAGTACGTTGAAGATTTCCCATTTTATAAATCGGTAGGTTATGGGGGATTACCGAATGAGGAGATGGAAGTTGAGTTGGATGCTGCATACATGGATGGAACAACATTTGATGTTGGTGCCATTGCAGCAATAAAAGATTTTGCCAATCCAATATCAATTGCCCGCTCACTCAGTTTGTTTAAAGTAAATAATATGTTAGTGGGTGTTGGTGCGGAAAAATATGCGCATCGCATGGGGTTTGAACGCAAAAATATGCTAACAGATCGCGCTAAAATTCACTATCGCAACCGTGTTAAAGAGACCCAAGAAATGGAAATTTCCCCCTACTCAGGTCACGATACCGTTGGGATGGTAAGTTTGGACTGCCAAGGGAATATTGTCGCTGGAACATCCACAAGTGGATTGTTTATGAAAAAGGCAGGACGTGTGGGTGATTCTCCAATTATTGGTTCAGGATTGTACGCGGACAGTCATGTTGGTGCAGCTACCGCGACTGGACTTGGTGAAGACTTAATGAAGGGTGTTGTATCGTATGAAGTGGTGCGTTTGATGAAACAAGGGATGCACCCACAACAAGCATGTGAGCGCGTGACATTTGATCTTGATCGTGAACTTATTGCGCGTCGCGGTAAGGCAGGCGATATTTCAATTGTTGCAATTAACAAAGATGGGGAATGGGGTGCGGCTGCAAATATTGATACATTCTCATTTTCTGTCGCAACGGAAAGCCAACCTGTGACGGTTTATACAACCAAACGTGTTGGCGATTCAATGGTGCATGAAAAGGCATCGCAAGCATGGTTGGATGATTATTTGACCGACCGTATGAAACCATTGGAGGAAAAATGA